The sequence GGAGGCAataggaggggaggagagaggagggaggtgtgCCAGGCACAAGTAGTGAAACCAGCCAGAGGGAGTAAGTTTGAGGACTTGAAAGGGAAGCTGGAGAGAAGATCAGGTGGTGGAGGTCAGTAGGGGCTAGATGGTACAGGACTTGGGGGCCAGTTTTCTCTGCCAGGAATACTCTCCCTCATTCAGGTCTCAGcaaaaatgtcacctcctcagacaTGCCCTCCCTGAATACCCCTCGTAATGCAGCCCATCTCTCCCATCCACACCACTTCCCATCCGTCTTTCTCTGATTTGTGTTATTCTTGGCCCTTACCACTCTCTGGAATTTTCTTCTTAGAGTTGATTGTCtatgccacccccctcccccaaagaacGTAAGCTCCAAGACAGCAGAAACCTTGTTCGCCATCACCATTTGTATCTCCAGTTACCAGAGCAGAGTCTGGCACGGAGGCAcccaatcaatatttgttgaatgaatgaaaagcctGAGGAATAGCAGAAATAGATTTTTCATGGAAAGGGGATCACTGGCTGTTCTATAAAAAGTGGATTAGAAGGAGGCTAGGCTGGAAACAAGACCAATTAGGATGCTATTTTACTGCTGCAAGGGAGAGATAATGGTGGTTTGGACAATCTTGCTTGGCTTCAGGGATAATGATAACAGACATGAGCGCGTGTATCATACTTATTATGTGTCAAAGTACAAAGCACTTTTTAATATTaactcctcacaacaaccctgtgagttAGTTCAACCTttgttattttacagatgaggaaattaaggagaGAATGTCATACAGTTTGCTAGCTGGGTGAGCTGGGATTAGAGCACCCACAGGCTGGCTTCAGAGTCCATGCTCTTGACCACTATGCCTTACTGCCCTATATACCTGCAGCCGTGCTTCTCTCCAAGCCTATGTGCATGCTCTTCCTCCTCTTGGGATGCCCTCTGCTCTCTTCTATTTGAATATTGCCTACCTGTCAAAATCCAGCTCATTCACACCTCTTCAGCCAAGAAGACTTCACTGATCACACCCGTCTGTCCTGCTTTGTCTGGATCCCTTATAGTCCACACCACGTGTTCTGTACATGATTCCTTAATCTTATCTTACAGGTATCCACTTAGAACCGACAGATCTGAGCTCTTCCAGCCTAGCTAAGTCgtgcaggaaaggggaagaaaaggtaatgacttgcccaagatcacagcgCGAATTGGCAGTAGGGGCAGGACCAGAACCATTTCTTAGCCAGTGCTAGTTTCTCTATCCCTCTGTATCCGCGCTTTCTTCCCCGGTCACCTAGCAGTGACTTTCAAAGGGCAGTCCTAGATACACCTGCCTCTGAATCACGTGGAGTACGCCCTGAAAATACATACTGTCTAAGGCAGACCCCgggaatatgcattttaacaagttcGTCAGGAAATTCTCATACGCTAAGAAATTTGCAAGACGACGGTCCCACGGACCAGCGCAGCGCCGGTCTCGACAAAACCTCGTTCCTCGCATTGGCTTTAAATTCCCACTGCATTGTGGGAAATGTAGTTCTGACTTCGTGTCCGCCCCCGGGAGCGCTTTACGGAAGGAGCCGAGCCTGTCCGGAAATGGCCGAGTATTCCCTGGCGGGCCCTTTCCTGCCCGGCTGCATTGTGGGAAAGGGCAGTTTCCGTTAGGTGCTGGAGGCTGAGGCGCGCGACCGGCCGCAGCCCCACGTGAAGCTCTACGCGAGCATCGCTCGGCGGGGCCGCTCCCCGCCAGCCGCGGAGCGTCCCGGAAACAGCGGGGGACCGGAAGCGGCCCGCGGCGGCGCAGAAGCGAATCCCGGAGCCCGGTGCCAGGCGCCTCGGAGCGCAGCGACGGCGCCATGTCCCTGATCTGCTCGAGTGAGTGTCGGCTGCGGCCGATCGCGGGTCGCAGGGGGCCGGAGCGCGGAGCGGGAGGAGCTGCGGGCCGCTGCGGTGCCGGGGTCGGGGCGGAGGCGACAGCAGGGCTCCCGGGGGGCAGGGCGGCGGCTTGTCAGCGCGggggtcctcctcctcctcagcgtGGGGTGCATTTGCGCAGCGCTTCACAGTTTACATAACGCCTCAAGTTTATTGTCGCAGACGTCACTGAGGCCAGCCACCTCGTTTACGCAGTGAACTGAGGCCTGGATGGAGGGAGCTTGGTGCAGGGAGACAGCTGTGGTGTAGGAATCGGGCTTGTGCAGGACCTCCCTTCCCGATTGGCTTTGTGATCTGGCGcaggctctgggcctcagtttcctcatctgtagaaagaGGGCATTCATTTGCACGGGCTGACGCCGGAGGTCCCGCGCGGGTAGTCAGAGATTCTGCAATTTGCGAAGGTCACAGAGTGAGTTGGAGGCAGTGACAGGGCTGGAATCCAGGCCCCTGGCTCCCAGCCTCAGGCTGCACGGCCACCAAACGCAACGCACATTTATAAAGCCTTTTGGTCTACGCCCCGCTTCCAAGTCTgtgatctcattttattctcacaagAATTCTCCAGAACAGATGTGACGATCCgggttttacagatgaggatgcaAGGCTCAAGGAGAGTGTCGCATGGGCGGTGGGGCTAGTTTCTCTGCCCCCTGAATCCATGCCTTTTTCATGCCTTGCGcagcctttgcttttggtattttaatgCGGCGCGCATCCGTTTTGCATTCTCATTGTTCCGTCAGGTTACGAGATCATCCCTTTCTCTGTTTGCTTCCAGCTCTCCAGCcgcgcccccctcctccccgccctgcTCTTCTCGGAACCCCTCCATTAATCCaaaaacagggaggaagggaaatgagGGCTAGAAAAAGGAATCTTTCATATTGAAGAAATTGCAGCTTGCAGAGTGTTTTCTCGTTGGTTGTCCCCTCTCTGTCTTGCGGaaggttcccccccccaccccccaccctcattCCCAGCACCATCCTTCCTTTAGATGTTTACACGAGATGTTTACTGGGTGCCTGCTGGGCATCTGCATTGTACTGGAAGTCAGAGACCAGCCATAATCCCTATCCTCAAGGGGTGCATCGTCTACTGGGGCCGGCATGTAAATGATACCTCTGTTGGGGGTTGTGAGGATGAGTTAATCAATGGAACGTGTTTACAGTCATGCGTGGCACCTGATAAACACCACgtaaatatttcttcttgttaTAACGCTTGTCACGTTGCTGTGTGATTTCTTTGTCTATTAATCCACCGAGGCTCTAGGTAGAGATTTGAGTGGCCGTCTGTATCTGTGTCATAGAGCATAATGGGTGCCGAAGCATCTTTGCTCCAAACGGAAATGGGTGGGGATTATCGACTGCTCTGTAGGTGCGTGACACATCGTAGTCGCGCAGAATCATTTGTTGACTGCCTGTCAGGAGAGCGATGGAGAAGCTAGTCGTGTAGCCGTACAGATACGGGGGTGCTACAAAACTGGTTGTCACGTCCTGCTTTCTGTTGAGTGTGGGGACATGTTTTGTTGGGGCCAGTGGCCTGTGAGGCATCCCCTTGTCCCAAGGTCCCTTTCACCACCCCAAGCTCACTGCCTGCCTTTTCTCCACAGTCTCCAATGAAGTGCCCGAGCACCCATGCGTGTCCCCTGTCTCTAATCATGTTTATGAGCGGCGGCTCATTGAGAAGTATATTGCGGAGAATGGCACAGACCCCATCAACAACCAGCCCCTGTCCGAGGAGCAGCTCATCGACATCAAAGGTGCCCGGCTGCTGGCCTCCGTCCGGGGCTGTTGTAACTCCAAGCTTGACAGGGTGGGAGGTGGCGCTGGCCCCCAGAGAGGGAGATAGTGCTCTGTTCACGCAGGctgaaggggaaggggggggacgGGGAGAGGAAGAGTCCCCGCCTTACGGTTCTTCGCATCCGCTCTCCCTCTCTTGGCAGTTGCTCACCCCATCCGGCCCAAGCCTCCCTCCGCCACCAGCATCCCAGCCATCCTGAAAGCCTTGCAGGATGAGTGGGTGAGTCCCTGGAAGGGAACCAACGGCTCCCTACTTGAGGAGGGTGGACCACGGCACTAGGACTCGGGTGGGAAGGACGGAGCCTCGTGTTTTGTTTGGAGGGGCAGGACGATCATGGAGGAGGCGGCGGCCGGTTGTCGAAGTTGCACAGGTCCGGGGTCCAGGTTTAGCTCCCTTGCTCACTTGCCACGTGTCCTTGGGCACCTCGCTCCGATGTGAGTGCTGGGTTTCCTGACCGTGACAAGAACTTGGGCCGATCTCTCCGGGTTCGGGGAGAATTAGAATAAGGTTAGAGTGTCACCCTCGTGACATCACGGACTTGTCTCATTTGTGGGTGTATCCGCAGCGCCAGGAGCAGCACCTGGTACGTAGTAGGTGCTCTGCAAGATGAAGGAATGAATACGTCTTGAGTGACCATCTTGCACGGCACCCGACACAATGAGGGCAGTCCTAAATGTCGGCAGTGGCATTATTACCCcgacacggggtggggggcggccgcGTGGCACTGAGATTTGCCAGTAAATCAGTGGAGACGGGGGTGGGAGAGGGCCGGCTGCCACTCCTCTCGGCGCCCCGTGTTGGCGTGGGGCAGGAGCTCCGGAGCGGCTGCCAGCGCACGCACGGTCCCGGCCGTGGACGGAGGAGGCCGTGTCCTCCTAACCTGGCCTCTCCTGCTGGGtgctccctgaccctccccacccctcacggTGGCGTGTCCCTCCCCCCAGGATGCAGTCATGCTGCACAGCTTCACTCTGCGCCAGCAGCTGCAGACGACCCGCCAGGAGCTGTCCCACGCGCTCTACCAGCACGACGCCGCCTGCCGTGTCATTGCCCGTCTCACCAAGGAAGTTACTGCTGCCCGAGAAGGTGCAGCCTCCGCCCCACCACTCCCCCCTCTGGGCCGGTCCTGCTTTGTAATCCCCCGTTTCTAACGTGTTCTTCTCTCCCAGCTCTGGCTACCCTGAAACCCCAGGCCGGTCTCATCGTGCCCCAGGCCGTGCCGAGCTCGCAGCCGAGTGTCGCGGTGAGtgtccacccctccccgcccGTCAGCAGCCCCTGGTGTGTGGGGTCTCGCGCGGCTCTCCTGCAGGAGTCTTTGGCGTTCTGTGCCCTCCTCACCTCTACCTCTCTTGTCTTCAGGGTGCAGGCGAGCCGATGGATTTGGGCGAGTTGGTGGGAATGACCCCCGAGATTATCCAGAAGGTGAGTTGCTGGAGGTCACTTGGTGGGGATGGGTCAGCCCTCGGTCCCCCCCACCCGGCCGTCCGCCTTGAGTGCGGTGTGACTAGAAACACCGCTCCGTGTGTGGCTCGGCAGAGTGGTGCTGAGCGCGGGCTCGGCCCGCACTGCCTGCGTTCGTGCTCTGAGGTCACCGCTGACGAGCCCAGGACCTTGGGCCGACTCAACCGACTCCATGTCCCGTTTCCCTTCCAGACCGAGAGTAAACGGTGTCTATTTTCTAGGCTCGTGGAATTTACAAGATTGTAGTTACTGGTAGTGCAGGTTGGAGCTCTTACTGTTATCAGGGTTCTTTGCAGGTCGTAGAACGCTTTGTTACACGTTTTCGAGGGAGACAGGACAGATGGAGAACCTGAGGCTCGGATTCAAAGGCAGGCTCCCAAGAGGCCGAGCGGGCCCGATTCCAGGGCCAGCGCCTCTGTCGTACTCACGGCCTCTCCTTTTGTCGGAGCTGCTCGTTTGTGTCTTGTCCGAGCACTTTCCCTGCTCAGCTTGCAACCTCCTGGTGCACACGTGTGAACTGGGTCTGGGAGCCCTGCACTGCTGGCTCAGGTGCTCACTCAGCCGTTTGTCCCCTCTgaggccttgggcaagtgacctCACTCCCCTGAGGCTCAGTGTCCTCCCGCGTGAAGTAAGGTCATCCGCACCCCCTCATCAGGTTGGGGGGAAGAGTAAGCGGAGGTAACGCACGTGAGCCTTTAGCACAGAACTCGGCAGATCGCAGGTGTGGGTGCCACTTGTGAAGGCCTAGATGTGACCAACATCCGGCGTGCCGCTGGCCTGGCAGAGTGCTTGGTCTCACGTTGcgcctcttcccctctcttccccagctCCAAGACAAGGCCACCGTGCTGACCACGGAGCGTAAGAAGGTGAGTCCTCCAGAGCCAGGAGAGGGCTGGCCGGTGGAGGCGGCTGACGCCTCAGGGGAAAGGGGGCTCGCCGAATCCTGCACTCACTGCTGCTTTTGTGGGGGgcgcttttcctttttctcagagAGGGAAGACTGTGCCTGAGGAGCTGGTGAAGCCGGAGGAGCTGAGCAAATACCGGCAGGTGGCATCCCACGTGGTGAGTGGCCAGGTCCCCGCTAACTGGGAGGCGGGGTGTTGCAGCTGTTGCTGGGGTGGGCGGGCCagcgtgggggggcgggggggctgtaGAGCTGCCTGGGGGCCCCGGCCACTGCGTCCCAGGGCTTGTCTTCTTGCCCGGGGCTGGCTTTCCCAGTAGTGCGGCGAGGGACGTGCCGCCTCCAGGCAGAAGGCCAAGCGCAGCGGGTAAGGAACAGAAGTCACTCTTGTTCCCCTGGGCCCGGGGTGGAAGTGGGGGCGTTGCGTGGCTTCGTGGCTGGCCTCGGTTCGGCCGTGACTGGGTTTGGTGTCGCGCCCTCCGCTCAGGGCTTGCACAGTGCCAGCATTCCTGGGATCCTCGCCCTGGACCTCTGCCCTGCCGACACCAACAAGATCCTCACTGGTGAGAGCCGGTCTGGCCCCGCGGGCCGAGGCGGGGCGGGCGGCAGGGTAGGGGCACGCTCCTGTCCTCTGCATGGGCCTGGGGTTGCAAAAGTACCGTCTTCAGCCGAGGGGTGCGAGTGGGCATGACTCACTGTTGGATctcatttgggtcctttccagGAGGGGCGGATAAAAATGTTGTCGTCTTCGACAAGAGTTCTGAGCAAATCCTGGCCACCCTCAAAGGCCATACCAAGAAAGTCACCAGTGTGGTGTTCCACCCTTCCCAGGTAAAGGGTCCTGCCAGTCACCCTGGGTCCCTCATTCCTGCACCCTGGTTTCAGTGGTTTAGGGTTGCAGACCCAGTCACCCAGCGCCGTGCCGTGTCCTTGTGAAGTGAAGTGGGCCCGAGGAGGAGCACTGAGCCTCCAGAGTGGGCCCTTCAAGGCCTTTGTTTACAGCCGTGGGTCGCCCTGTCCTCTGTGCAGAAGCCCCTAAAGCAGTGGCCTTCAGcccagggaaagggaggaaatgaGAGCTGGAACAAGCAGACTCATAGGCACGTGGCGTgttaggaaaaggaagaaagtcctGTAGTGTTTATAGTACAAACTATGGAAAACAAAGCTGAGCAAAATCTTAACGTATCTGGGAAGGACAGGTGCGTCCGCATTCCCATGGTCCTGCGGGGTCGGGGGGAACTTGACATCAACCGTTGAACATGGTGCGGGCTAAAATTGATGGAGTTGCTGGTTTAGAGGGTACAGGCAGCCTTCAGACCAGATTAGTGACATTGTGGGATTGGAGTCTTTAGGTCTGGGACGGTTTGGGTCTAAGACTGTAGGATTGTGGCTGGGTCTGTGCTTCCCAATTAGCCTCTTCCTTGTCCCTTAAGGAAATTAGAAATAGGTGAATactgtggatttttcataaaactaaatgtttttaaaatgggagGCACTCCTTTCCTGCGGCCAGGTGTTGATAAGTTGTTTCTCTTAGGAAATCCTGTCGATGAAAGATGGTAGTTTTTACCTTATAGTGTTTAATGTCCTAACCCAAATAATTGGTGCGTGTACACGGTGGaagttctctctctgccccaaatctTTCTGAGGATTAACTTGCTCTTGAAATCCTGGAGTCTGTGATGCAGCAAAATAGGCCCTTGCAGACTCTCACAGACCCTCTGCTGTTCAGAAGTACGCTGTTCCTGACCGTAGCCATTAGCCAGCTACATGTGTCTATTTGAACAGagtgaaataaactaaaataaaaaaaactcagttcctcagttgcaccggtcacctttctctctctggtaCTAGAAACAGGGCGTGGGAGATTGCTCTCTGCTACAGTTACCCTTCTCACCACTAGACAGTGAAGCCTTCTCTTTTAGGCCAATGCTGTTTGAGTTACCATTTTAAATGGCGTTTACCATTGGCTCTCATGCATCACCAGTTGGATGGATGGTTCTGGGCAGGACAGGCCTGAAAGAGAAGCAGTTGTTGGGCTCATGgccatccccaccccccttttgTAAGACTGTTGGGGTCGATCTCTTCTGCCTCTGATATTTTGcctcttggttttccttttagGAGCTGGTGTTTTCTGCCTCCCCAGATGCTACTATCAGGATCTGGTCGGTCCCGAATGCCTCTTGTGTGCAGGTTGTTCGGGCCCATGAGAGTGCAGTGACGGGCCTCAGCCTCCATGCCACTGGGGACTATCTCCTGAGCTCCTCTGATGACCAGGTGCGGTCCCAGCCCAGACCCTGCAGAGGCCTGCTGGTCTCCAAGCTTGAACATCCGGGGAGGAGGGAACACCTTCCTGTTGGGCACCCACTTTCTTACTGGCTCGCTGTCTCTATTTTTTCAGTACTGGGCCTTCTCTGACATCCAGACAGGGCGTGTGCTCACCAAGGTGACAGATGAGACCTCTGGCTGCTGTAAGTTGTCATAGAGGCACTGGGCTCTGTCTGTTCTTTGGCtgcttatcatttatttatgtgttttactTAATCATTTGCTCCTTTGTTCTTAAGATTTATTTACCACCAGTGCCGGCCGGGTGCCAGGCGTTGTACCGGGCACGGTGAACAATGTGAAGAGAGGCCCCTTTTGCTGTGCTGGCCTCTCCCGTGGGCTCTGACCAcagctccctgtccctcccccacagctCTCACCTGTGCACAGTTCCACCCTGATGGACTCATCTTCGGAACAGGCACCATGGACTCGCAGATCAAGATCTGGGACTTGAAGGTGGGACATGGCAGCCTCCATCTGAGGCCCAGGGTGTGAGCTCGTGACTATGCGGTGTGATAAGTGCCAGTGGCACCCGGCCCTTGGGTGTCCCAAGGGCAGAGACACGGTGgctgtgcgtgcgcgcgcgcgtgcctGTGTGTGATGTGATGGATGTGGCCCGGGGTCTTGGGCTGGGCCATCTACCTCTGCGATTCCTGTTAGTTGTCCTTCCCTAAAGGACGGTGGAGGATGGCTCAGAGGTAGGCATCTGGCGAACTCCCCATTTTCTCTGGGTCGTGACCAGTGGGTGACGTTGTACCACTCATCCTCCACCTGTAGGAGCGCACCAACGTGGCCAACTTCCCTGGCCACTCGGGCCCCATCACCAGCATTGCCTTCTCAGAGAATGGCTATTATCTGGCTACAGCGGCTGATGACTCCTCTGTCAAGCTCTGGGATCTGCGCAAACTTAAGAACTTTAAGACACTGCAGCTGGATAACAATTTTGAGGTgcgccccctcccttccccagctctgtcGGTTGCCTCTCCTCACTTGTTGATTCTTCAGTGAATAGTCTAAACTGCTTCTGCGCATCCCTAATTGTCTCATAATTTCTGTTCTCGTGTGACCTCTCTCCTGGTTCTGGCAGGTGAAGTCACTGATCTTCGATCAGAGTGGTACCTACCTGGCCCTTGGGGGCACAGACGTCCAGATCTACATCTGCAAGCAGTGGACAGAGATCCTTCATTTCACAGGTAGGGTCTG is a genomic window of Acinonyx jubatus isolate Ajub_Pintada_27869175 chromosome D1, VMU_Ajub_asm_v1.0, whole genome shotgun sequence containing:
- the PRPF19 gene encoding pre-mRNA-processing factor 19, which produces MSLICSISNEVPEHPCVSPVSNHVYERRLIEKYIAENGTDPINNQPLSEEQLIDIKVAHPIRPKPPSATSIPAILKALQDEWDAVMLHSFTLRQQLQTTRQELSHALYQHDAACRVIARLTKEVTAAREALATLKPQAGLIVPQAVPSSQPSVAGAGEPMDLGELVGMTPEIIQKLQDKATVLTTERKKRGKTVPEELVKPEELSKYRQVASHVGLHSASIPGILALDLCPADTNKILTGGADKNVVVFDKSSEQILATLKGHTKKVTSVVFHPSQELVFSASPDATIRIWSVPNASCVQVVRAHESAVTGLSLHATGDYLLSSSDDQYWAFSDIQTGRVLTKVTDETSGCSLTCAQFHPDGLIFGTGTMDSQIKIWDLKERTNVANFPGHSGPITSIAFSENGYYLATAADDSSVKLWDLRKLKNFKTLQLDNNFEVKSLIFDQSGTYLALGGTDVQIYICKQWTEILHFTEHSGLTTGVAFGHHAKFIASTGMDRSLKFYSL